The region GGGAGCCGTCGTTGGCAGAGATGACGACGACATCGAGTTCCTCTTTCGGGTTGGCAAGGGCAGCGACAAGCTCACCGGAAGGAGAGATCGTTGGTGAGAAGGTAAAAACCTGGGGCTTCTTGAAACCGATTTCTTTTCCGTACTCTCCTGGTTCATTTTTTTCAAGAAGGATGGGGAAATATTTCTGTCTCAGATACTTCTGGAATCTCCTGTTGAATTCGTCCATCTCCAACCCGAAGGACTCTTTTATTGCCTTCTGAATGTTGTTGGTGAGCAAGACCTTCTTGTATTCGTACAGGAAGGTCCTCACTCCCTCTTTCCCGAAGCTCTTCTCCATGAAGTCGAAGATGGCGTGTCCGAAGCGGTAAGTCAGGAATGATAAGACATTCAGTTTTTCGATCTCCGGGATGATGTTGTTGACGACGGCATCCCGGATGATCATCCGGTCCATGTTGTCTTCATCCTGCGCGAGGTAGCTTGCCAGGCCTTCGAAGAGCCAGAGGGGAGGCTGGGACCGGATGGCGCGCCCCAGGTTCCCCTCGTAAAAGATGCTGAATTCGAATATGTGGACTATCTCATGCGTCAGGACCTTAAACATCCTGTCTCTGGGCGTATCGATCGGGATGACGACCCGGTTCTGGAACGGTTCGGCAAAGGCTCCTACTGCTTCCGGGATCTCCTGCATCATCACGTTGGTCTGCTCGAATTCGGCATGAGTCTTATAGTAGATAAGGGGAATCTTGAAATTGATCTCGTGGTCGAGGTTTTTGCTCAACTGCAAGTAGGCGCTCTCCGCGTAGCCTACCATCTCCTGAAGAAACTCCTCTTCTTCCGGGTAGTAGTAGACGTCGAAGTGAGGGGAAGAGTAGTAATGCCATTCGAACTTCTGATAGGTGATCTTGTTCTTGTAAAAGGAGAGGATCGGATCTGGAAAAACAAGAGAGATGAAAACAAAGACCGACATGAAAAGCAAGGATCTCCACCATGATTTCATGGGAACCTCCCGGTTCATTCGAAGAAGATAAATCGCTGCTCCTCCCTTGATTGAGGTGTGACGATTCCCGCGATCTCATCTTTGATACGGTCGTTGAAGTCATAGAAGACCTGAAGGGCATCGTTCGATGTCCCCTCGAAGATCGCGCTGTCGGAGAAATTGTCCTCATAGAGGAAGGCGCCGTTCAAACCTCTAAAGAAGAAGAGAGAGAATTCCATCTTGAACTCCTCTCTCTCCGCGTAAACGGTCCGCCGCACCTTCTGCCCCGTGACAGTGTTGATGTCGTCTCTGTTCACGAAGCCGGAGCGGTTGACCGAATGAAAGTCGATAGTTCCTGACAGGATGAGATTGGCATCGTACTCCTCTCCGAGGTGCTTCCAGAACTGGTAATTGTTCTTGATCTCCTCAACAGTCTGCTCGGGGAGGCTCGGCGGTGGTACATCCAGGATTGTGAAGTTCCCCTTCTTCCGGAGCTCGCTCTTCAGGAGCCGGACGATCTCACGGTTGACGTCGAAATCGATGTTTGTGCCGGTGATGAAACTGGCCACGAGTATCTTCTTGACTCCATCCGTGCTTATCTTCGGAGGTACCGGAATCTTCACCTGGACTTTGATGGCTTCTCCAAGAGAAGGACTAATTGCCAGGGTCAGGATGAAAAGCATCAGGGGGAGAAGCATCGTGAGACATTTTTTCATGAGATCCTTTTCCCGTCGTTTTAAAATCTGCATAGAATTTCATGAAGAGGTTGTAATTTTGTTTCACAATCTTGTCATTTTTCCCCAGGCTCAGGGCTTTGCTGTATTCCTTTTCCGCTTCCTCGTATCTTCCAAGGGCTTCACATGCGACGGCTAGGTTGTTGTGCAGCCGGTAGTTCTCAGGCTCTAATGCGAGGGCCTTTTCCCAGCGATAGATGGCTTCCCTCCAGTTCCCTTTCCGGGCCATTTCGGCTCCGAATCTCATCTGACTTTTCACATCGGCGGTATTCATATTGCTTGAAGAGGTGAGGGACAAGGTTAGAAAGAATAAGAATATGAGGAGCGCTTTTCTCATAAATGGCCTGTGGAAGTTCAAGTATAAATAAGAATAGCCAAATTTTCAAATGTCATGCGTTGATATTTATGAAACCTTGATGTAATATCATCGTTCGATATGAAGGAATGTTTCGGGAAAATCATCAAGGATTCGAAGAAGATGGAGGAATGCCGGTGGTGTGAATTTCTCGAAGAATGCAAGGCAATCAACTGGCAGATATCGACTTCCGAAGATGAACAGCCGAATGCCGAAGATGCTTCCGATGGCATCCAGGATCATTCCTCCATAAGCGGGTAGCCGGCAGCGATTTTTTAACTGAATCCGGAATTTTTTCATGGAAGGAGAGGTGGCTATGAGGAAAAAGATGATTGCCAAATGGTTGGTGCTTGCTCTTCTCTGCTTAGCTTTTCTGTCCTCGGCAACGGCACAGTACGGATACAGGGAAGACAAAGGTGGGTTTTCGTTCAGGGTCGAAGGATGGTGGGTTACTCCCACCGGAATGGGCTTCGATGTCGCCACGTTGAATGAGGACTGGGTCATTGATGCCAATGCCCGCGGCGGCGGGGATGTCCTGGATGTCACATTTGAAAGCAAATTTTCCGAAAGGGCGACCATGGGCTGGGATTTCGGCGAGGACCTCGGCAGCCTGATGGTCTCCTACTGGAATTACGATGAAGGGTCCTCTCTCTCCAGGTCGGGCGATCCTCGCAGTTACATAATCGGCGAGCTTCTTGTGCATCCCTATTACTCCGGTCAGGGCTTCTACGATCCAGATTTTTTCTATGACACGGGAAGAGCCGATGCCGTCGACAGCATGGCCAGCATCGAGACGACCCTCATCGATCTTGATTTTTCCAGGAACTTCTCCTTCGATCAGAAATTTAGCGGAAGCTGGAGAATCGGTTTGAGAAGTTTCAAATATGAGCATTCTTTCGAGACGGATTATCTGGGCGACCCGATGGTAGCCGATGCAAAGGTGCTTCTCGATGTCGTTTCGGAGACTATTTCATCCGATGGGGTAGGCCCCAGGGTCGGGATCTCCGGAGGCTACTCTTTCTCGAATTATTTTTCCATGTATGGCGGCCTTGATGTCTCTTTCATCCCGGGAAAGATTGATTCCACCTACATCTCCCACAATGATCTGGAGGCCTGGGATCCGGAAGCCGGCGATGAGTGGGGCCCCTTCCTTTTCAGATTGTCGAGAGAAGACAGGGATGAGAACTTCCTCATCTATGACTTCGATGCTGGTTTCAAGCTGGCAATCGCACAGAAGCTGAATCTCTTCATAGGCTACAGATTCACGAAGATGGAGAACGTCATCTACCGGATGAGATTCGCTCCTGATAAGGATTGGTATTCGGGTGCTGGAGTC is a window of Acidobacteriota bacterium DNA encoding:
- a CDS encoding Lpg1974 family pore-forming outer membrane protein; the encoded protein is MRKKMIAKWLVLALLCLAFLSSATAQYGYREDKGGFSFRVEGWWVTPTGMGFDVATLNEDWVIDANARGGGDVLDVTFESKFSERATMGWDFGEDLGSLMVSYWNYDEGSSLSRSGDPRSYIIGELLVHPYYSGQGFYDPDFFYDTGRADAVDSMASIETTLIDLDFSRNFSFDQKFSGSWRIGLRSFKYEHSFETDYLGDPMVADAKVLLDVVSETISSDGVGPRVGISGGYSFSNYFSMYGGLDVSFIPGKIDSTYISHNDLEAWDPEAGDEWGPFLFRLSREDRDENFLIYDFDAGFKLAIAQKLNLFIGYRFTKMENVIYRMRFAPDKDWYSGAGVDLYANWDAATNNQPDLNFAGLYFGIGYKF
- a CDS encoding DUF6340 family protein, producing the protein MKSQMRFGAEMARKGNWREAIYRWEKALALEPENYRLHNNLAVACEALGRYEEAEKEYSKALSLGKNDKIVKQNYNLFMKFYADFKTTGKGSHEKMSHDASPPDAFHPDPGN